A window of Bacillus sp. DX3.1 genomic DNA:
TTGAATTTTGGTACAGTTTGTACAGGATAGGCGGGAGCCATTGAAACCGGAGCGCTAGCTTCGGTGGAGGCGCTGGTGGGATACCGCCCTGACTGTATTGAAATTCTAACCTACGGGTCTCATCGACCCGGGAGACAGTGTCAGGTGGGCAGTTTGACTGGGGCGGTCGCCTCCTAAAGTGTAACGGAGGCGCCCAAAGGTTCCCTCAGAATGGTTGGAAATCATTCGTAGAGTGCAAAGGCATAAGGGAGCTTGACTGCGAGACCTACAAGTCGAGCAGGGACGAAAGTCGGGCTTAGTGATCCGGTGGTTCCGCATGGAAGGGCCATCGCTCAACGGATAAAAGCTACCCCGGGGATAACAGGCTTATCTCCCCCAAGAGTCCACATCGACGGGGAGGTTTGGCACCTCGATGTCGGCTCATCGCATCCTGGGGCTGTAGTCGGTCCCAAGGGTTGGGCTGTTCGCCCATTAAAGCGGTACGCGAGCTGGGTTCAGAACGTCGTGAGACAGTTCGGTCCCTATCCGTCGTGGGCGCAGGAAATTTGAGAGGAGCTGTCCTTAGTACGAGAGGACCGGGATGGACGCACCGCTGGTGTACCAGTTGTTCTGCCAAGGGCATAGCTGGGTAGCTATGTGCGGAAGGGATAAGTGCTGAAAGCATCTAAGCATGAAGCCCCCCTCAAGATGAGATTTCCCATAGCGTAAGCTAGTAAGATCCCTGAAAGATGATCAGGTTGATAGGTTCGAGGTGGAAGCATGGTGACATGTGGAGCTGACGAATACTAATAGATCGAGGACTTAACCATATAATATGAAGCAATGTTATCTAGTTTTGAGAGAATATAAAAAAACTTGTTGACTTTTTAAATCAATCAGGTATAATAATGATTGTCTCAAATGAATATAGTCTGGTAATGATGGCAGAGAGGTCACACCCGTTCCCATACCGAACACGGAAGTTAAGCTCTCTAGCGCCGATGGTAGTTGGGACCTTGTCCCTGTGAGAGTAGGACGTTGCCAGGCTAACATTATTCCGCAGTAGCTCAGCGGTAGAGCTATCGGCTGTTAACCGATCGGTCGTAGGTTCGATTCCTACCTGCGGAGCCATGATGGAGAGCTGTCCGAGTTGGCCGAAGGAGCACGATTGGAAATCGTGTATACGTCATAAGCGTATCAAGGGTTCGAATCCCTTGCTCTCCGCCATAACATTTTTGGCCCGTTGGTCAAGTGGTTAAGACACCGCCCTTTCACGGCGGTAACACGGGTTCGAATCCCGTACGGGTCACCACTTCGGAGGATTAGCTCAGCTGGGAGAGCACCTGCCTTACAAGCAGGGGGTCGGCGGTTCGATCCCGTCATCCTCCACCATATAAAATATATGAATAGTAACGTCGCGGGGTGGAGCAGTCTGGTAGCTCGTCGGGCTCATAACCCGAAGGTCGCAGGTTCAAATCCTGTCCCCGCAACCAATGGTCCCGTGGTGTAGTGGTTAACATGCCTGCCTGTCACGCAGGAGATCGCCGGTTCGACCCCGGTCGGGACCGCCATTTATTTTTTGGCTCGGTAGCTCAGTCGGTAGAGCAGAGGACTGAAAATCCTCGTGTCGGCGGTTCGATTCCGTCCCGAGCCACCATTTTAAAAATGAATATGCCGGCTTAGCTCAATTGGTAGAGCAACTGACTTGTAATCAGTAGGTTGGGGGTTCAAGTCCTCTAGCCGGCACCATGTAAGTTTCGGAGGGGTAGCGAAGTGGCTAAACGCGGCGGACTGTAAATCCGCTCCTTCGGGTTCGGCAGTTCGAATCTGCCCCCCTCCACCATTTACATTTTATATAGGGGCATAGTTTAAAGGTAGAACAGAGGTCTCCAAAACCTCCAGTGTGGGTTCAATTCCTACTGCCCCTGCCAAAACACAACATGGCGGTTGTGGCGAAGTGGTTAACGCACCGGATTGTGGCTCCGGCATTCGTGGGTTCGATTCCCATCAGTCGCCCCATTTTTATTTTAAACATTTACAAATAAAATAATGGTTACACACATACAATGTATTAAAACTTCGGTGGGCTATAGCCAAGCGGTAAGGCAACGGACTTTGACTCCGTCATGCGCTGGTTCGAATCCAGCTAGCCCAGCCATTCTTGCGGAAGTAGTTCAGTGGTAGAATACAACCTTGCCAAGGTTGGGGTCGCGGGTTCGAATCCCGTCTTCCGCTCCAAGTTTAATACGGCGGCATAGCCAAGTGGTAAGGCAGAGGTCTGCAAAACCTTTACCACCGGTTCGAATCCGGTTGCCGCCTTTTTTGTTATCTAGATATAGTGAAATTAGTAGACGAGTACAACTTAAAAGAGTAGTGCAATACTAAGTTCGTTATGTCGAATTTTTTTATATTTTGCCTGAGTGGTGGAATGGCAGACACGCCGGACTCAAAATCCGGTGCCTTCACGGGCGTGTGGGTTCGACCCCCACCTCAGGTATCTAGTAAACAAGGCTTCGTATTTAATTATACGAGGTCTTGTTTTATTTGCTTATATATTACTTCTGGTTAACTTGTGATTAATGAGGTGGAAATTCATATACTATATAAATACAAATTAAAAAACCGACATAAACCCCTTCTTTTTAGGTGGAAGAGAGCATCCGACCATGCATAGAAGCGGTCAGATCCTTTTCCTGCCCAGACGTAGTGAAAACAAAGAGAGAAAACGAGTGCGGGTCACCTTTTGTTATCCATAGCCGCGGCTTATATGTCGAAAAATCAAAATGGATTTATATAAAAGGGATTTTATAGTGTCTGAAGAACATTAATATATATTATAATTTAAATGTTATTGATATTCTCTGGAGGATGAAAGATGGGACATACACCACCTAAACATATTATTGCAGTTTCTGCTTATATCACGAACGAAAATAATGAAGTTCTTTTAACACAGGTTCAGTGGAGAGCTGATACATGGGAAATGCCTGGTGGACAGGTAGAAGAGGGAGAAGCACTTGATCAGGCAGTCTGTAGAGAAGTACTTGAAGAAACAGGTCTTATTGTAGAACCTATTGGAATAACAGGTGTTTATTATAATGCATCAAAGCATATTCTAGTAGTTGTATTTAAGGTGGAGTATGTTAGTGGAAAAATAAAAACACCACCTGAAGAAATAAAGGAAGCAAAATTTGTTGCATTAAATGAAAGTAATATTGACGAGTATATAACACGCCCTCATATGAAGTCGAGGACACTGGATGCTATGAAAGCAAAGTATTTTACCCCATATGAAACTTGGAAAGTAGATCCTTATAATTTGATAGTAAGATTATAAAAAGAAGTAAAGTTTTTTGGTGTGTGTATATTTTATTTTAGTTCCTTATTGAATAGCTTTTAACATTT
This region includes:
- a CDS encoding NUDIX hydrolase; amino-acid sequence: MGHTPPKHIIAVSAYITNENNEVLLTQVQWRADTWEMPGGQVEEGEALDQAVCREVLEETGLIVEPIGITGVYYNASKHILVVVFKVEYVSGKIKTPPEEIKEAKFVALNESNIDEYITRPHMKSRTLDAMKAKYFTPYETWKVDPYNLIVRL